The Ascochyta rabiei chromosome 5, complete sequence genome has a segment encoding these proteins:
- a CDS encoding Protein-lysine N-methyltransferase rrg1, producing MEVLDVLDLPQLYSRPSAQALFDTLELLTLAPQSWDVEKESNYKEGQREHGGQIARPRVVQVNPEGVTRYLTSIVSNSLKWIHDEEVKEKIWNQASLRLSERSGRTAMGALSREFRIPSSSSSFVLRIHEPALTGDDLGLKTWAASYMLAKRLHTFGLFKSTAVQTPQTLELGSGTGLVGLAMAALGARVVLTDLPSIHENLARNAKDNSTLIEQNGGSTRTGTLDWMNPTSCELFADGIVTETLDATTSKFRVILAADSLYSPEHPRMLVDTIAKWLSEDASAQVIAEFPYREAYLPEIKDFRTRMENIGLHILNEGEENGFDDWGASGADDDEEDRALVTCWWSHWGRGIP from the exons ATGGAAGTACTTGACG TCCTTGATCTTCCTCAACTCTACAGCAGACCCTCCGCCCAAGCACTCTTCGATACGCTCGAACTTCTGACACTCGCGCCGCAGTCCTGGGATGTTGAAAAAGAGTCCAATTACAAGGAAGGACAGCGTGAGCATGGCGGGCAGATTGCTAGGCCGAGAGTGGTCCAGGTGAACCCTGAAGGCGTCACACGGTATCTCACAAGCATCGTGAGCAATTCGCTGAAATGGATACACGACGAGGAAGTCAAGGAAAAAATATGGAATCAGGCCAGTCTCAGGCTCAGTGAGCGCTCTGGGCGCACTGCCATGGGGGCCTTGTCCCGTGAATTTCGAATACCCTCTAGCTCCAGCTCGTTCGTCCTACGCATTCACGAACCAGCCCTCACGGGTGACGACCTAGGCTTGAAGACGTGGGCAGCTTCGTACATGCTTGCCAAACGACTCCACACGTTTGGTCTCTTCAAGTCGACGGCTGTACAGACACCACAGACACTTGAGCTGGGATCAGGGACTGGGCTAGTTGGACTCGCCATGGCTGCTTTGGGTGCACGAGTTGTGCTTACCGACCTGCCTAGCATACACGAGAACCTTGCGCGCAATGCGAAAGACAATTCCACACTCATTGAACAGAACGGTGGATCTACACGTACTGGGACGCTGGATTGGATGAATCCTACAAGCTGCGAACTGTTTGCGGATGGCATAGTCACCGAGACACTTGATGCTACCACATCGAAATTCCGTGTTATACTCGCTGCCGACTCATTGTATTCGCCAGAACACCCGCGTATGCTGGTCGACACGATTGCCAAATGGCTTTCTGAAGACGCTAGTGCGCAGGTTATTGCCGAGTTTCCATACAGAGAAGCATATCTGCCCGAGATCAAAGATTTTCGAACCCGAATGGAAAACATCGGCCTCCACATCTTGAATGAAGGCGAAGAGAATGGTTTCGACGACTGGGGCGCATCCGGAGCAGATGACGATGAAGAAGACAGAGCGCTTGTGACTTGTTGGTGGTCACATTGGGGCAGAGGGATTCCATGA
- a CDS encoding Vacuolar protein-sorting-associated protein 28, translated as MYSSTRQLAYAPTPYIPRSALNATINLDEEAKLATTNAERDLNDSLAEIYSIIITLDGLEKAFLKDSINEADYTETCSRLLKQYKSNLADETIAKAFGDLDQFRREWDLDCPRATERLRVGVPITVEQGPSRTTAQQGDFADATLVVNATETFITLLDAIKIGLVEKDTLHPLLVEIIQSVNQVTDKEFENKGKIVQWLITLNQMRASEKLDDEQARQFQFDMDQAYYGFKATLKKD; from the exons ATGTACAGCAGCACTCGGCAGCTGGCCTACGCGCCTACGCCCTACATCCCGCGCTCTGCCCTCAATGCAACCATCAATCTCGATGAGGAAGCCAAACTGGCCACGACCAATGCCGAGCGCGATCTCAACGACTCGCTGGCGGAGATCTACAGCATCATCATCACGCTTGATGGCCTCGAGAAGGCCTTTCTCAAAGATTCGATCAACGAGGCCGACTACACCGAGACGTGCAGCAGGCTCCTGAAGCAGTACAAATCCAATCTTGCCGACGAGACCATTGCAAAGGCCTTTGGCGACTTGGACCAGTTCAGAAGAGAATGGGAT CTCGACTGTCCACGAGCGACTGAACGACTGCGCGTAGGCGTTCCCATTACTGTCGAACAGGGCCCGTCGCGCACGACAGCCCAACAAGGCGATTTCGCCGATGCGACACTCGTTGTCAACGCAACCGAGACGTTCATCACCCTGCTTGACGCCATCAAGATTGGTTTGGTGGAGAAGGACACACTGCATCCGCTGCTGGTGGAGATTATCCAGTCCGTCAACCAGGTTACAGACAAGGAGTTCGAGAACAAAGGCAAAATCGTCCAGTGGCTTATCACGCTGAACCAAATGCGAGCCTCCGAGAAGCTGGACGACGAGCAGGCGCGGCAGTTTCAGTTCGATATGGACCAAGCATACTACGGCTTCAAAGCGACACTGAAGAAAGACTAA
- a CDS encoding Nucleolar Complex 2 protein, which yields MPVSKSTKKFEKNKLGDVLKARKNVAKIKQRKQMDAKKKQRKASDNAKADDLDEDGAKKPTKSAKDDNFGDMSMDQFFEGGFDIPKIKKTKPKTGKRKRTPVEQEEGSGASSDEEMADATAEGEDSASESESGDDAETHKRDIEALKEKDLEFYNYLKSNDAELLDFAEDTDLAEIDALSASEDETTPRKKQKATKGDSDDESEAATGNEISKQLVQKWKSAMDTKSSLRAMKEVVLAFRSAAHLNDEEGKAYKYSISDPDVYHQVLVSALTFVPKVLQHHLPAKESAGGKIRVATDSKKFRTLTPLLKSHTVSIQHLLENLSDASTLRMTLDSLLNLLPYILSFKKVVREIVKTVASVWSDSSNNEVTRLSAFLVLRRLMIISDPSLREAVLKQVYQGLVKGARNTTTHNIQGINLMKNTASELWGLDPTVGYTTGFGFIRQLAVHLRSSITNKTKDSYKTVYNWQYVHSLDFWSRVIAAHCESLREAESGKPSPLRPLIYPVVQLTLGAMRLIPTAQYFPLRFQLVRSLLRISSATSTYIPLAPALIEVLQSAEMKKPPKPSTLKTLEFSTQIRATKAYLRTRIYQDGVGEQVAELLSEFFLLWTKNIAFPELALPVIVMLKRWVKAMTKKASGNKNAKLNSLFALLVQKLEANTKWIEEKRTKIDFAPNDRAGVEGFLKDIEWEKTPLGAYVAGQRKVREQRAKQLEDARKMEEKKRKQYEREDEEEKAEVFEEGSGEMEEDEDLEDDVDEIEEEEEDSDDE from the exons ATGCCCGTCTCCAAGTCGACCAAGAAGTTCGAGAAGAACAAGCTCGGCGATGTTCTCAAGGCACGCAAGAATGTCGCCAAGATCAAGCAGAGGAAGCAGATGGAcgcaaagaagaagcagcgCAAAGCAAGCGACAACGCAAAGGCCGACGATCTTGACGAAGATGGCGCCAAGAAGCCAACCAAGTCAGCCAAGGACGACAACTTCGGCGACATGTCCATGGACCAGTTCTTCGAGGGCGGCTTCGACATTCCTAAGATCAAGAAGACAAAACCCAAGACCGGAAAGCGCAAGCGTACGCCTGTcgagcaagaagaaggctcAGGGGCTTCTTCAGACGAAGAGATGGCTGATGCGACTGCCGAAGGCGAAGACTCTGCTTCCGAGAGCGAGTCGGGCGACGACGCAGAGACACACAAGCGCGACATTGAGGCGTTGAAGGAGAAAGATCTAGAGTTCTACAACTACCTGAAGAGCAACGATGCAGAGTTGCTGGACTTCGCTGAAGACACCGACTTGGCCGAGATCGATGCGCTCAGCGCCAGCGAGGATGAGACTACACCACGGAAGAAGCAGAAGGCTACCAAAGGCGACTCGGATGACGAGAGCGAAGCTGCGACCGGCAACGAGATCTCAAAGCAGCTCGTGCAAAAGTGGAAGTCGGCCATGGACACAAAATCGTCCTTGAGGGCCATGAAGGAGGTCGTACTGGCTTTCCGCTCCGCAGCACACTTGAACGACGAGGAAGGAAAAGCGTACAAGTACTCGATATCTGACCCTGATG TCTACCACCAGGTCCTCGTATCTGCTCTCACATTCGTCCCCAAGGTCCTGCAACATCACCTGCCGGCTAAGGAGAGTGCAGGAGGCAAGATTCGCGTTGCTACAGACTCGAAGAAATTTCGCACATTGACACCTCTTCTCAAGTCGCATACGGTTTCCATCCAGCACCTCCTCGAGAACCTGTCAGATGCTTCTACCCTACGCATGACACTCGACTCGTTATTGAACCTGCTGCCATACATACTCTCCTTCAAGAAGGTTGTTCGAGAGATCGTCAAGACGGTGGCATCGGTCTGGTCTGACTCGTCCAACAATGAAGTCACTAGGCTCTCAGCGTTCCTGGTTCTACGACGTCTGATGATCATTTCAGACCCCAGCCTTCGCGAAGCAGTCCTGAAGCAGGTCTACCAAGGCCTCGTCAAGGGTGCGCGAAACACCACAACCCACAACATTCAGGGCATCAACCTGATGAAGAACACCGCCTCCGAGCTTTGGGGTCTTGATCCCACCGTGGGCTACACCACAGGCTTTGGCTTTATTCGTCAGCTGGCTGTTCATCTGCGCTCGAGCATCACCAACAAGACTAAGGACTCATACAAGACTGTCTACAATTGGCAATACGTACACTCGCTCGACTTCTGGTCGCGCGTCATCGCCGCGCATTGTGAATCTCTCCGCGAGGCCGAGTCCGGCAAGCCATCTCCCCTGCGCCCTCTCATCTACCCCGTAGTCCAACTCACCCTCGGAGCTATGCGTCTCATTCCCACAGCGCAGTACTTCCCCCTCCGCTTCCAGCTTGTCCGCTCGCTGCTCCGCATCTCCTCCGCCACATCAACATACATCCCGCTTGCGCCCGCGCTTATCGAAGTCCTGCAGTCCGCCGAGATGAAGAAACCGCCCAAGCCATCCACCTTAAAGACACTCGAATTCAGCACCCAGATCCGCGCCACAAAAGCGTACCTACGCACCCGCATCTACCAGGACGGTGTAGGCGAACAGGTCGCCGAGCTCCTGAGCGAGTTCTTCTTGCTGTGGACCAAGAACATCGCGTTCCCAGAGCTCGCACTTCCGGTCATCGTCATGCTCAAGCGCTGGGTAAAGGCCATGACGAAGAAAGCCTCGGGCAACAAGAACGCAAAGCTCAACAGCCTCTTCGCCCTGCTCGTACAGAAGCTCGAGGCCAACACAAAGTGGATTGAGGAGAAGCGAACTAAGATCGACTTTGCGCCCAACGATCGCGCGGGCGTTGAGGGCTTCTTGAAGGACATCGAGTGGGAGAAGACTCCCCTCGGCGCTTACGTTGCGGGACAAAGGAAGGTCAGGGAGCAGAGGGCGAAGCAGCTCGAGGATGCACGCAAGatggaagagaagaagaggaaacAATACGAGAGGGAGGATGAGGAGGAAAAGGCGGAGGTCTTCGAGGAGGGGAGTGGAGAGATGGAAGAGGATGAGGATCTGGAGGACGATGTGGACGAAatcgaggaagaggaagaggacaGTGATGACGAGTAG